From the genome of Methanothermobacter sp., one region includes:
- a CDS encoding DUF2070 family protein yields the protein MSLPSTRISLLSMIFLSFVIGAVGFLLDPIRGSLLEDIIDGGTSGVIIFGFGSIMAGALTQPWVNSLGGRRMKMKQSMFLAFFSMLIFSIVYLVGCLASTLLEMDLIVNFIILASVLIFAFRLLVIWSTSNISFLNSMFIAATQPALIISMDIVVVFLSLTTTNIGYFSIVAFLVKAIIAAIILVLAIYSFVLVVESPMRRNLGVGSLEFLSLFLSHITENSPALEGLFEEIGEPIDTIIGVIAFKKGSKLKGLFLSPSVHPGPIGSIGGGNMPTLLAEKFNTFTMVAHGPSTHDFNPVSTKEIEKMEKAIKDALDGMEYYGHASRFYRLENDNAKIGVQFFGDGLLLLATMAPDGFDDIDFGVGLSLINFARSRCNSKNVILVDCHNSFKGEASRVMPGNSEVFDFMDALEELKCPKEMKDLKVGCASNTLKGLSKEDGVGQSGVKVLLVEVDGQKTAYILLDANNMVQGFREEILESVKSLGIQDGEVMTTDTHYVNTLSGGHNPVGKRKRDKIIKAILECVESAVDDLEPVEVACATARVKGLNTLGPTNSTELVSTISSIVAVSRVLAPIIFLIALVFVLVWIFYLNL from the coding sequence ATGAGTCTGCCCTCTACTAGGATTTCCCTACTTTCAATGATATTCCTAAGTTTTGTTATAGGGGCTGTTGGGTTTCTATTAGATCCTATTAGGGGTAGTCTTCTTGAGGATATAATTGATGGTGGCACTAGTGGTGTTATAATATTTGGGTTTGGATCTATCATGGCCGGTGCTTTAACTCAGCCTTGGGTTAATTCTCTTGGCGGTCGGCGGATGAAAATGAAACAGTCCATGTTCCTCGCATTCTTTTCCATGTTAATATTTTCAATAGTATACCTTGTCGGTTGCTTGGCCTCAACACTCCTTGAGATGGATCTTATAGTCAATTTCATAATCTTGGCTTCTGTACTTATTTTCGCTTTCAGGCTCCTTGTTATATGGAGCACTTCTAATATAAGCTTCTTGAATTCTATGTTTATCGCAGCAACTCAACCGGCTCTCATAATTTCTATGGATATTGTTGTGGTGTTTTTAAGCCTCACAACTACCAATATTGGCTATTTCAGTATAGTAGCATTCCTTGTTAAGGCTATAATAGCAGCGATTATCCTAGTATTGGCTATTTACTCCTTTGTACTTGTGGTTGAATCTCCTATGCGACGCAATCTTGGTGTGGGCTCCTTAGAATTTTTAAGCCTATTCTTATCCCATATTACTGAGAATTCACCAGCCCTCGAGGGCCTATTCGAGGAAATAGGCGAACCGATAGATACCATCATAGGAGTGATAGCATTCAAGAAGGGTTCGAAACTTAAGGGATTATTCTTGAGCCCGTCTGTGCACCCTGGTCCAATTGGTAGTATCGGTGGGGGTAACATGCCAACATTACTCGCTGAAAAATTTAACACTTTTACAATGGTGGCCCATGGGCCTTCAACACATGATTTCAATCCAGTATCTACAAAAGAAATTGAAAAGATGGAAAAGGCGATAAAGGATGCTCTAGATGGTATGGAATACTATGGGCATGCCAGCAGATTTTATAGGCTGGAAAATGATAATGCTAAGATTGGAGTGCAATTTTTTGGTGATGGTTTACTGTTGTTAGCTACTATGGCACCTGATGGTTTTGATGATATTGATTTTGGGGTGGGTCTTTCCCTTATAAACTTTGCTAGAAGTCGTTGCAATTCAAAGAATGTTATACTAGTTGATTGTCATAATTCATTTAAAGGAGAGGCTAGCAGGGTCATGCCAGGTAACAGTGAAGTTTTTGATTTTATGGATGCTTTGGAGGAACTTAAATGTCCAAAGGAGATGAAAGATTTGAAGGTTGGTTGTGCATCCAATACTCTAAAAGGGTTATCAAAGGAGGATGGTGTGGGTCAGAGTGGTGTGAAAGTCCTCTTAGTTGAAGTGGATGGTCAAAAGACAGCGTATATCCTCCTTGATGCGAATAATATGGTTCAGGGTTTCAGGGAGGAGATACTTGAAAGTGTGAAGTCCCTTGGCATCCAAGATGGTGAGGTTATGACCACTGATACACATTATGTGAACACTCTTTCAGGAGGCCATAATCCTGTGGGTAAAAGGAAAAGGGATAAGATCATAAAGGCTATACTTGAATGTGTAGAATCTGCAGTTGATGATTTAGAGCCTGTGGAGGTGGCTTGTGCCACTGCAAGGGTGAAAGGTCTTAACACTTTAGGCCCTACTAATTCAACCGAGCTTGTATCAACGATAAGTTCTATTGTGGCTGTTAGCAGAGTGTTGGCCCCGATAATTTTCTTGATAGCATTGGTGTTTGTTCTTGTATGGATATTCTATCTAAACCTTTAG
- the rqcH gene encoding ribosome rescue protein RqcH — protein sequence MKTMSNVDVFAVAHELDGLLKGAKVNKAYQPLEDTIILRLHVKDEGRVDLLIQAGVRVHITRYPLENPMVPPSFPMLLRKHLKGGIIQKIEQYDFDRILKVRIKRDRIYTLVVELFGKGNIILLDEDDKIILPLRREVWSERKILPGETYKHPPEHAINPLEADMDQLTRQIKESETDIVRTLARNGLGGLYAEEVLLKAGIQKNLPANKLNTNDIRKVYEAINETFKPLKKLDFTPNIIEDKDVIPLELEIYKNRKREYYNTYNEAADEFFAKKIREKIKREKEKIWEDKIKKYEKRLRIQKETLKNYKRKAKESSLKGDLIYSNYKLIQNLLKTISKARKEYPYEEILKRLKKGKKEGIPEAQLIESVDKKGKITIRIEDKTITLDTTKSLEENAEAYYEKAKKAKKKIDGVKDAIRQTKDKIKEIKEKREISLKKISLPEKRLKRKLKWFEKFRWFISSQGFLVLAGRDATTNEILVKKYMEDKDLYLHSDIHGAPSVIIKSKGEKIPENTIKEAAIFAASFSNAWKQGYSHLDVYWVHPDQVTKTPPPGEYVQKGAFVIKGRRNYIRGVPLEIAVGIIDYEGPRIMSGPISALKKHAREYVIIKPGYTKKEAIAKEILKRIDLDQLFTLEDIMRVLPPGKCDLV from the coding sequence ATGAAGACAATGTCAAATGTTGATGTGTTTGCAGTAGCCCATGAATTAGATGGACTATTGAAGGGTGCGAAGGTTAATAAAGCCTATCAGCCATTAGAGGATACTATAATTTTGAGGTTGCATGTTAAAGATGAGGGTAGGGTAGATCTTCTCATACAAGCCGGTGTAAGGGTACATATAACACGTTACCCTTTAGAGAATCCTATGGTGCCCCCATCATTTCCAATGTTATTGCGCAAACACCTTAAGGGTGGAATAATACAAAAAATTGAACAATATGATTTTGATAGGATACTGAAAGTGAGGATAAAGAGGGACAGGATATACACGCTAGTAGTTGAATTATTTGGGAAAGGTAACATAATACTCCTAGACGAGGATGATAAGATAATATTGCCACTTAGGAGGGAGGTATGGAGTGAGAGGAAAATACTACCCGGAGAAACCTACAAGCACCCCCCAGAGCATGCCATAAACCCACTAGAAGCTGATATGGACCAGTTAACCCGGCAGATAAAGGAATCAGAGACTGATATTGTAAGAACCCTTGCACGCAATGGACTTGGGGGCTTATACGCCGAGGAAGTACTCTTAAAAGCCGGGATCCAGAAAAACCTGCCAGCAAACAAACTAAACACAAATGATATCAGAAAAGTTTATGAGGCGATCAATGAGACCTTCAAACCCCTCAAAAAATTGGATTTCACACCCAACATTATCGAGGACAAAGATGTTATACCACTAGAACTTGAAATATACAAGAACAGAAAACGAGAATACTACAACACCTATAATGAAGCTGCTGACGAATTCTTCGCGAAAAAAATCCGGGAAAAAATAAAAAGGGAAAAAGAAAAAATATGGGAAGATAAAATAAAAAAATACGAAAAAAGATTAAGAATACAAAAGGAAACCCTTAAAAATTACAAAAGAAAAGCCAAGGAATCCTCCCTAAAAGGCGACCTAATCTACTCAAATTATAAACTAATCCAAAACTTACTCAAAACCATATCAAAGGCCAGAAAAGAATACCCATACGAGGAAATACTTAAAAGATTGAAAAAGGGTAAAAAAGAGGGCATACCAGAAGCTCAGCTAATAGAATCAGTCGACAAGAAAGGCAAAATCACAATAAGAATAGAGGACAAAACAATAACCCTAGACACGACAAAAAGCCTCGAAGAGAACGCCGAAGCATACTATGAAAAAGCCAAAAAGGCCAAGAAGAAAATAGACGGAGTCAAGGATGCTATCCGCCAAACCAAGGATAAAATAAAGGAGATTAAGGAAAAAAGGGAAATATCACTCAAAAAGATAAGCCTGCCAGAGAAGAGGTTAAAAAGGAAGCTTAAATGGTTCGAAAAATTCAGATGGTTCATCTCGTCTCAAGGATTCCTAGTATTGGCTGGTAGAGACGCCACAACCAATGAAATACTCGTGAAAAAATACATGGAAGACAAGGACCTCTACCTCCACTCAGACATCCACGGCGCCCCATCAGTCATAATAAAAAGTAAAGGAGAGAAAATACCGGAAAACACGATAAAAGAAGCCGCAATATTCGCAGCATCATTCTCTAACGCGTGGAAACAAGGCTACAGTCACCTTGACGTTTATTGGGTTCACCCCGATCAAGTTACAAAAACACCACCACCTGGAGAATACGTGCAAAAAGGAGCATTTGTAATAAAAGGCCGAAGAAATTATATAAGAGGAGTGCCACTTGAAATAGCAGTTGGCATAATAGACTATGAAGGTCCAAGGATCATGAGCGGCCCTATAAGCGCCCTCAAAAAACACGCGAGAGAGTATGTTATAATAAAACCTGGTTACACTAAAAAAGAGGCCATAGCCAAGGAGATACTTAAAAGGATAGACCTTGATCAGCTTTTCACCCTTGAGGATATTATGAGGGTCCTCCCACCAGGGAAGTGTGATCTCGTCTAG
- a CDS encoding Zn-ribbon containing protein — protein sequence MHQCINCGAKYKSVAELSDGCPKCGGRYFKYTHKKKQENKSPSGSIETIMIHENGIYEVNLTPLLEDDSIIVSDEEGKYVIDLNFLLKKQLKKRS from the coding sequence GTGCATCAATGCATTAACTGCGGTGCCAAGTACAAAAGTGTTGCAGAACTCTCAGATGGATGCCCCAAGTGTGGTGGCAGATACTTCAAGTATACCCACAAGAAAAAGCAAGAAAATAAAAGTCCAAGCGGTTCCATAGAAACTATAATGATACACGAAAATGGCATCTACGAGGTTAACCTGACGCCTCTGCTCGAGGACGATTCCATAATAGTATCAGATGAAGAAGGAAAATATGTTATAGATTTAAATTTCCTCCTTAAAAAGCAGCTGAAAAAAAGATCCTAG
- a CDS encoding DUF2073 domain-containing protein — translation MDFLSSKALEDKSSIEKVSMIIERVKDGDILVLEGSLTPSEEAELIETTMREIDIENFVGIDIHTLEKDERKLFGFSKKKTVGLTIIGPANVMKTVKKGSNFLSMIAKIGDSSASMH, via the coding sequence ATGGATTTTTTATCGTCAAAGGCCCTTGAGGATAAAAGTAGCATTGAAAAGGTTTCAATGATTATAGAAAGGGTGAAAGATGGGGACATCCTCGTACTAGAAGGGAGCCTCACACCCTCAGAAGAGGCAGAACTCATAGAAACGACAATGAGGGAAATAGACATAGAAAACTTCGTAGGGATAGATATACACACTTTGGAAAAGGATGAAAGGAAACTCTTTGGCTTCTCAAAGAAGAAGACCGTTGGACTCACCATAATCGGCCCAGCCAATGTCATGAAAACAGTGAAAAAGGGGTCCAATTTCCTTTCCATGATTGCGAAGATTGGTGATTCTAGTGCATCAATGCATTAA
- a CDS encoding Era-like GTP-binding protein — translation MNTFFRKLLDKLLRRKKKVKIGLYGHPNSGKTTLANAICEDWIGKPLGIISDIPHETRSVYKQEEVVIEKDGAKLCFDIIDTPGVATKVDYKNFLKYGLSEREAKERAKEATKGIIEAIKWLDDVTGVLLVMDSTEDPLTQANITIIGNLEARKIPFLIIANKIDLPESSEDRISAVFPQHTVIPISALHKENIEELYMEMLKKFS, via the coding sequence ATGAATACCTTTTTCAGAAAACTATTAGACAAATTACTTCGAAGGAAAAAGAAAGTTAAAATAGGCTTATACGGGCATCCGAATTCGGGTAAAACCACCCTAGCAAATGCAATCTGTGAAGATTGGATCGGAAAACCCCTAGGGATAATATCAGACATACCCCATGAGACAAGATCTGTCTATAAACAAGAGGAGGTTGTAATCGAAAAAGACGGGGCCAAATTATGCTTTGACATTATAGACACCCCAGGAGTGGCTACAAAAGTCGACTACAAGAATTTCCTAAAATATGGATTGTCAGAGAGAGAAGCCAAAGAAAGGGCCAAGGAGGCTACGAAGGGTATAATAGAGGCCATAAAATGGTTGGATGATGTTACAGGGGTTCTCCTCGTCATGGACTCCACTGAGGATCCTTTAACACAAGCAAACATAACAATAATAGGGAACTTGGAGGCAAGGAAGATACCGTTCCTCATAATAGCAAATAAGATAGACTTGCCAGAATCATCAGAGGATAGAATATCAGCAGTTTTCCCACAACATACTGTCATTCCAATATCAGCATTACACAAGGAAAACATAGAAGAATTATACATGGAAATGTTGAAAAAATTTAGTTAG
- a CDS encoding metal-dependent hydrolase, with the protein MKLRWFGHSAFEIVSEEGTKILIDPFISNNPTCDIPVEDLEADLIFVTHGHADHVGDAMEIANRNKALLVSTHEISVFFSKQGLESEGMNIGGSLKFDNIKVTMVDAKHTSDINFTDEMTPGGSACGFIFQLEDGQKIYHAGDTGLFTDMKTVIGEIYKPDIALLPIGDRYTMGPEDAIIAAKWISPKEVIPMHYNTFPVIEQDPRIFKEIIEKETPIKVIILEPGETYKK; encoded by the coding sequence ATGAAGCTTAGATGGTTTGGACATTCAGCATTCGAAATAGTATCAGAAGAAGGAACCAAGATACTCATAGACCCATTCATAAGCAACAATCCAACCTGTGACATACCAGTAGAAGATTTAGAAGCTGACCTAATCTTTGTAACACATGGACATGCAGACCATGTTGGTGATGCCATGGAAATAGCCAACCGAAACAAGGCACTCCTCGTAAGCACCCACGAAATTTCAGTCTTCTTCTCGAAACAAGGACTTGAAAGTGAGGGAATGAACATTGGAGGATCCCTAAAATTCGACAACATCAAAGTAACCATGGTAGATGCCAAACACACCTCTGACATAAACTTCACAGATGAAATGACCCCCGGGGGCAGCGCTTGCGGGTTCATATTCCAATTAGAAGACGGTCAAAAAATATACCACGCAGGGGACACAGGCTTATTCACCGACATGAAAACAGTTATCGGAGAAATCTACAAACCAGATATCGCACTCCTACCAATAGGCGACCGTTATACCATGGGACCGGAAGACGCTATAATAGCAGCCAAATGGATATCCCCTAAGGAAGTCATACCAATGCATTATAATACCTTCCCAGTTATAGAACAAGACCCCCGCATATTCAAAGAAATAATAGAAAAGGAAACACCCATAAAAGTTATAATATTAGAGCCCGGTGAAACATACAAAAAATAG
- a CDS encoding class III signal peptide-containing protein — MIDESGQGAAEYILLFAAVIIFAILALLFYHAYFQGPDISISEDLNSVRGNLSQRIN, encoded by the coding sequence ATGATTGATGAGAGTGGTCAAGGCGCAGCAGAATACATATTATTATTCGCAGCTGTCATAATCTTTGCAATTTTAGCATTATTATTTTATCATGCATACTTCCAGGGCCCGGATATTTCGATTTCTGAGGATTTGAACAGTGTAAGGGGGAATCTCAGCCAAAGGATAAACTAG
- a CDS encoding class III signal peptide-containing protein, which produces MRFLKDEKGQGAAEYILLFGGVIVIAIVALLIYKSYFTQQNLSAGQDIQTVRTNVSSP; this is translated from the coding sequence ATGAGATTCTTAAAGGATGAGAAAGGACAAGGAGCAGCAGAATACATACTACTATTCGGTGGCGTAATCGTCATAGCAATAGTAGCACTACTAATCTACAAAAGCTACTTCACCCAACAAAACTTATCAGCTGGTCAAGACATACAAACTGTAAGAACCAACGTATCATCACCTTAA
- a CDS encoding class III signal peptide-containing protein — protein MLEEEAQVSAEMILIIGALLVIVIVVGVYVRDIAGTIAGNITDVINASRDSTIQKL, from the coding sequence TTGTTAGAAGAAGAGGCTCAAGTCAGTGCTGAAATGATATTGATCATAGGTGCGTTGTTAGTCATAGTGATAGTTGTAGGAGTGTATGTCAGAGATATTGCAGGTACTATTGCAGGGAACATCACCGATGTAATAAATGCATCCCGTGATTCTACTATTCAGAAGTTATGA
- a CDS encoding STT3 domain-containing protein, with amino-acid sequence MKSKITILILAIIIFLLGFILRIGNYELSSPDKNLYYDDNGLQYFQESDSYYNYRLTRNLLEHGNLGDKIINGKPWDLHSYYPPGVPVDYPPLLPYITVGFYYILNFINSMNLREVCLWLPTALGPLAGVIGFLFSRRLNGEFGGFITGMLIVTAPLYVYKTNFGFFDTDMLNITLPLLIIWLIFEAENAKIKRDRMILAGCSGFFLFLFSLAWNGWIYYFYIIIIALIYNFIKRRDLTLFLSFISVSICLIGIFNIFSLYNALMAPYTQLGYLLRGENIWYPWPDPYKNVAELQKPNIETFIVIVSPLTFVFGLIGLFTIYKRAKSLIGLIIILWTVSALFSTLKGARFIILLIPPLSILAGIFWHEFKNTLKDKLNNIHKNKILHILQLDILFVIFFQFFLLLSVTSNFKPGYDDYFMEAAQWINNNTPEDTVIITDWSYGHFFASESNRPVAFDGRLAYIETLPIRGYW; translated from the coding sequence ATGAAATCCAAAATAACCATCTTAATATTAGCCATTATAATATTCCTATTAGGGTTTATACTTCGCATTGGAAACTATGAGCTTTCATCCCCAGATAAAAACCTATACTATGATGATAATGGCCTTCAATATTTTCAAGAAAGCGACTCATACTACAATTATCGTCTAACAAGAAATCTATTAGAGCATGGTAATTTGGGAGATAAGATTATCAATGGAAAACCATGGGATTTACACTCATATTATCCCCCAGGCGTCCCAGTAGATTACCCCCCGCTCCTCCCATATATTACAGTCGGATTCTATTATATTTTGAATTTTATAAATTCTATGAATTTAAGGGAAGTGTGTTTATGGCTTCCCACAGCCTTGGGCCCATTAGCCGGTGTTATAGGATTTTTATTCTCCCGAAGACTCAATGGAGAATTTGGAGGTTTTATAACAGGAATGTTAATTGTAACAGCCCCATTATATGTTTATAAGACCAATTTCGGATTTTTTGATACTGATATGTTGAATATAACATTACCACTTCTTATAATATGGTTAATTTTCGAGGCTGAAAATGCAAAGATAAAAAGGGATAGGATGATACTAGCTGGTTGCTCTGGTTTCTTCCTCTTTCTTTTTTCACTTGCATGGAATGGATGGATATACTATTTCTACATTATTATAATAGCTCTCATTTACAATTTCATCAAACGTAGAGACCTTACTTTATTCTTATCCTTTATTTCAGTTTCGATTTGCCTTATTGGAATCTTTAATATATTCAGCCTTTATAATGCGCTCATGGCCCCTTATACCCAACTTGGTTATCTTCTGCGTGGGGAGAATATTTGGTATCCATGGCCCGATCCATACAAGAACGTTGCAGAATTGCAAAAACCCAATATAGAAACATTTATAGTTATTGTATCCCCATTAACTTTCGTTTTTGGACTTATTGGCTTATTTACAATATATAAGCGCGCTAAATCTTTAATTGGGCTTATTATAATTTTGTGGACTGTTTCAGCACTTTTTTCCACACTTAAAGGTGCTAGGTTCATTATTTTACTTATTCCACCCCTATCTATTTTAGCTGGAATATTCTGGCACGAATTTAAAAACACCCTAAAAGACAAATTAAACAACATCCACAAAAATAAGATACTTCATATCCTACAGTTGGATATATTATTTGTTATATTTTTCCAATTTTTCTTACTTTTAAGTGTAACATCCAATTTTAAACCAGGTTATGATGATTATTTCATGGAAGCCGCCCAATGGATAAACAATAACACCCCGGAAGATACTGTTATAATCACGGATTGGAGTTATGGCCATTTTTTCGCTAGCGAATCCAACAGACCCGTTGCATTTGATGGTAGACTAGCCTACATCGAAACACTACCCATAAGAGGATACTGGTAG